In Hydrogenispora ethanolica, one genomic interval encodes:
- a CDS encoding Crp/Fnr family transcriptional regulator, producing MFDLFTKEPRLREILACCPEQAAQRAKVTKAQSGKTIFRQGEPPPFFCILLSGHLRAYYTSSLGTRYRVLIHNPGEIMGEIEILEGRSCICTVEALTESTLLCLNKEDYLQWLQADRNFNMYIHRQLCDKVYLLSKKGAEDILYPLKYRLLNLVHYLLEENDWADGAGVPMRKETLEEELGVTVRSINRIIRELKTQGVLCYERGYLKVLSRQLLIREMNQF from the coding sequence TTGTTTGATCTGTTTACGAAAGAGCCCCGGTTGCGGGAGATCCTGGCCTGTTGCCCGGAGCAAGCCGCGCAACGGGCGAAGGTCACCAAAGCGCAGAGCGGAAAGACTATTTTCCGGCAAGGGGAACCGCCGCCTTTTTTCTGCATTTTACTGTCCGGGCATCTGCGGGCCTATTATACCAGCAGTCTCGGAACCAGATATCGGGTATTGATCCATAATCCCGGCGAGATCATGGGAGAGATCGAGATTCTCGAGGGACGCTCCTGCATCTGCACGGTCGAAGCCTTAACGGAATCCACCCTGCTTTGCCTGAACAAAGAGGATTACCTGCAATGGCTGCAGGCGGACCGGAATTTTAATATGTACATCCACCGGCAACTCTGCGACAAGGTCTATCTATTGTCCAAGAAAGGCGCCGAGGACATTCTCTACCCTTTGAAATACCGCCTGCTGAATCTGGTCCATTACCTGCTGGAAGAGAACGACTGGGCTGACGGCGCCGGCGTTCCAATGCGCAAGGAGACGCTGGAAGAAGAGTTGGGAGTGACGGTGCGGAGCATCAACCGGATCATTCGGGAGCTCAAGACCCAGGGAGTGCTCTGCTATGAGCGGGGGTATCTGAAAGTGCTCTCCCGCCAGTTACTGATCCGGGAGATGAATCAGTTTTGA
- a CDS encoding L-rhamnose/proton symporter RhaT, translating to MTSANVWGLLWGVLAGALAGTAAVFSKKATGWRIENIWLIYSCWSLGFFPGLIAWATIPHWGSAIRATPLLVLVAVFLFGCGWGFSNIGFAIGLQRLGLALTSVLIIGLGNAIGAMVPLLWSHGEVWGGPVGLAISAGVFITLVGIILCSIATWEKKGTDVDRSLRDGGRVARGIAICVASGILSSLFNLALMVGEPLERQAVRLGALPRDAANATWGLALFGGLFVTAGYCILQFRRNHSWRMYRSPGTGANWGYTFLMGLFWFGGVVLYGMSVRSLGEFGPSIGWPIFQSLQIAMANGWGIITGEWRNLSRGALWTRGAGLAVLFLGIAVIGWASTL from the coding sequence ATGACCAGTGCGAACGTTTGGGGATTGCTGTGGGGCGTTCTGGCCGGAGCCCTGGCCGGCACGGCCGCGGTCTTTTCGAAAAAGGCCACGGGATGGCGGATTGAGAATATCTGGCTCATCTATTCCTGCTGGTCGCTGGGGTTCTTTCCCGGACTGATCGCCTGGGCCACGATCCCCCATTGGGGGTCGGCGATCCGCGCGACGCCGCTCTTGGTTTTGGTAGCAGTCTTTTTGTTCGGTTGCGGCTGGGGCTTCTCCAACATCGGCTTCGCCATCGGCCTGCAACGGCTGGGGCTGGCCCTGACTTCGGTGCTCATCATCGGCCTCGGCAATGCTATCGGCGCCATGGTTCCGTTGCTCTGGAGCCACGGGGAAGTATGGGGCGGGCCGGTCGGCTTGGCGATCAGCGCCGGGGTTTTCATCACGTTGGTCGGGATTATTCTGTGTTCCATCGCCACCTGGGAGAAGAAAGGGACTGATGTGGACCGCTCCCTCCGGGATGGGGGCCGTGTGGCCCGGGGAATCGCGATCTGCGTTGCCTCCGGGATCCTCAGCTCCTTATTCAATCTTGCGTTGATGGTGGGAGAGCCGTTGGAACGCCAGGCGGTGCGCCTGGGCGCTTTGCCGCGGGATGCGGCCAACGCTACCTGGGGGCTGGCGCTTTTCGGGGGCTTGTTCGTGACGGCGGGCTATTGCATTCTGCAATTCCGGCGCAACCATAGTTGGCGTATGTACCGGTCGCCGGGTACCGGCGCCAATTGGGGCTATACTTTTTTGATGGGATTGTTCTGGTTCGGCGGAGTCGTCCTGTACGGCATGTCGGTGCGCAGTTTGGGAGAGTTTGGCCCCTCCATCGGCTGGCCGATCTTTCAAAGCCTGCAAATCGCCATGGCCAACGGGTGGGGAATAATCACCGGCGAATGGCGGAATCTGAGCCGGGGCGCGCTGTGGACCCGCGGCGCCGGATTGGCTGTGCTGTTCCTGGGGATCGCCGTCATCGGCTGGGCGAGTACCTTATAA